In Isoptericola jiangsuensis, the following proteins share a genomic window:
- a CDS encoding phosphotransferase: protein MRRRPTWSELPPAVRAAVEERLGATVRSASSHDGGYSPGLASTLTTTGGPVFVKAVPVSEEFSARVYRQEVERSRLLPDGVPAPRARWVLDVPADDVPADDVPADDGRASGSDGAWVVVAFDAVAGRAPATPLVGPELDAVAGLARRIGGVEVAPGVLPELADELPHTCTAALSDARPQGLDTYDPWFVEHLDDLAAREEHAADAARGRALVHGDLRADNALLVGPEHYLHAVAVDWPYVSRGAAFFDLVAMLPAVQAEGGPTPEDVLARHPLPAGTDDDAVTAVLVALTGYFVAMSLEPDPPGIPHVRAFQRAQGEAGLAWLRRRLGT, encoded by the coding sequence GTGCGCCGACGTCCCACCTGGTCCGAGCTTCCGCCCGCCGTCCGCGCCGCCGTCGAGGAACGCCTCGGCGCGACGGTGCGCTCCGCGAGCAGCCACGACGGCGGGTATTCGCCCGGGCTCGCGTCCACCCTGACGACGACGGGCGGCCCGGTGTTCGTCAAGGCCGTGCCCGTCTCGGAGGAGTTCTCGGCACGGGTGTACCGCCAGGAGGTCGAGCGGTCGCGGCTGCTGCCCGACGGCGTGCCCGCGCCCCGGGCGCGCTGGGTGCTCGACGTCCCCGCCGACGACGTCCCCGCCGACGACGTCCCCGCCGACGACGGGCGTGCGAGCGGTTCCGACGGGGCGTGGGTCGTCGTCGCGTTCGACGCCGTGGCCGGGCGGGCACCGGCGACACCGCTGGTCGGCCCCGAGCTGGACGCGGTCGCCGGCCTGGCGCGCCGGATCGGTGGGGTCGAGGTCGCGCCCGGGGTGCTGCCCGAGCTGGCCGACGAGCTCCCGCACACCTGCACGGCCGCCCTCTCGGACGCCCGTCCGCAGGGGCTGGACACCTATGACCCCTGGTTCGTCGAGCACCTCGACGACCTCGCTGCCCGTGAGGAACATGCGGCGGACGCCGCACGCGGCCGCGCCCTCGTGCACGGTGACCTGCGGGCCGACAACGCGCTGCTCGTCGGGCCGGAGCACTACCTGCACGCTGTCGCCGTCGACTGGCCCTATGTCAGCCGGGGCGCGGCGTTCTTCGACCTGGTCGCGATGCTGCCTGCCGTCCAGGCCGAGGGTGGGCCCACCCCGGAGGACGTGCTGGCGCGGCACCCGCTGCCCGCGGGCACGGACGACGACGCGGTGACGGCCGTGCTGGTGGCGCTCACCGGCTACTTCGTCGCGATGTCGCTGGAGCCGGACCCGCCGGGGATCCCGCACGTGCGCGCCTTCCAGCGGGCCCAGGGTGAGGCGGGCCTCGCGTGGCTGCGTCGGCGCCTCGGCACGTGA
- a CDS encoding dynamin family protein, protein MTETGPQDDPVGPTADPGASVSANSALTPDVGTAALLDALDTLRARCGALRLPLDVPGVHAARTDLARATDQLDDYLLPRLRAERAPLLVVVGGSTGAGKSTLVNSLLGEQVTTPGVLRPTTRSPVLVHHPLDARWFSGDRVLPGLARVESHTEAPAAGSARALRLVASGSLPQGLALLDAPDVDSVEEANRDLAAQLLGAADLWLFVTTAARYADAVPWDLLTTAAGRRAQVALVLDRVDPGVEEVAVDLRRLMTEHGLRDAALFVVPETAGEGMVDGLLPESAVGELATWLSGLGGDPESRARVIAATRDGVIDDLVRRAGALADAADAQRAADVRLRDAVERHHAEALRQVEAATSDGALLRGEVLARWQDFVGTGEFFRALEAGVGKVRDAVGRFFRGKPKEAPQVEQAIAHGLESVVLDAAEQAAERTYADWRGDPAGASLLDGLELSRTAPNLRPEVAGAIRAWQGDVLALVREQGESRRGTARALSFGLNALGVSLMIVVFASTAGLTGLEVGIAGGTAVAAQKLLEAVFGDDAVRRLAAEAKERLTARVDAVLHGQAARYTAQLDALGTDDVRGERLRDAAATVAAAARDERAARPRTDDGLTRPWSGGLLRGAGTFRPPTSPGGVPRVPGSTAGTGAAAGTSTGTTDDDRPRRAPFWRRRRRGEDA, encoded by the coding sequence ATGACCGAGACCGGACCGCAGGACGACCCCGTCGGCCCGACCGCGGACCCCGGCGCGTCGGTGTCCGCGAACTCGGCGTTGACCCCCGACGTCGGGACGGCCGCGCTGCTCGATGCCCTCGACACGCTGCGCGCCCGCTGCGGCGCGCTGCGGCTGCCCCTCGACGTCCCGGGCGTGCACGCCGCGCGTACCGACCTGGCCCGCGCCACCGACCAGCTGGACGACTACCTGCTGCCGCGGCTGCGGGCCGAGCGGGCGCCGCTGCTCGTCGTGGTGGGCGGGTCCACGGGCGCCGGGAAGTCGACCCTCGTCAACTCGCTGCTCGGCGAGCAGGTGACCACGCCCGGGGTGCTGCGACCCACGACGCGCTCACCCGTGCTGGTGCACCATCCGCTCGACGCGCGCTGGTTCTCTGGCGACCGCGTCCTGCCCGGCCTCGCCCGGGTCGAGTCGCACACCGAGGCGCCGGCCGCCGGGTCCGCCCGCGCGCTGCGGCTCGTGGCGAGCGGCAGCCTGCCGCAGGGCCTCGCCCTGCTGGACGCCCCGGACGTCGACTCCGTGGAGGAGGCGAACCGCGACCTCGCCGCGCAGCTCCTCGGCGCGGCGGACCTGTGGCTGTTCGTCACCACCGCGGCCCGCTACGCCGACGCCGTCCCGTGGGACCTGCTCACGACCGCTGCGGGGCGCCGCGCCCAGGTGGCGCTCGTCCTGGACCGGGTCGACCCGGGGGTCGAGGAGGTCGCCGTCGACCTGCGCCGGCTGATGACCGAGCACGGCCTGCGCGACGCGGCGCTGTTCGTCGTGCCCGAGACCGCGGGGGAGGGCATGGTCGACGGCCTGCTGCCCGAGTCCGCCGTCGGGGAGCTCGCGACGTGGCTGTCCGGGCTGGGTGGCGACCCGGAGTCGCGGGCGCGTGTCATCGCGGCGACCCGCGACGGCGTGATCGACGACCTGGTCCGCCGGGCCGGCGCGCTCGCGGACGCCGCCGACGCGCAGCGGGCCGCGGACGTCCGCCTGCGCGACGCGGTCGAGCGGCATCACGCGGAGGCGTTGCGCCAGGTGGAGGCCGCGACGTCGGACGGCGCGCTGCTGCGCGGCGAGGTGCTGGCCCGCTGGCAGGACTTCGTCGGGACGGGTGAGTTCTTCCGCGCGCTGGAGGCCGGTGTCGGCAAGGTGCGCGACGCCGTCGGGCGGTTCTTCCGGGGCAAGCCGAAGGAGGCGCCGCAGGTCGAGCAGGCCATCGCGCACGGCCTGGAGTCCGTGGTGCTCGACGCCGCCGAGCAGGCCGCCGAGCGCACGTACGCCGACTGGCGCGGCGACCCCGCCGGGGCGTCGCTGCTCGACGGCCTGGAGCTGTCCCGCACCGCCCCGAACCTGCGGCCCGAGGTCGCCGGGGCGATCCGCGCCTGGCAGGGCGACGTCCTCGCCCTGGTGCGCGAGCAGGGGGAGTCCCGGCGCGGCACCGCGCGGGCCCTGTCGTTCGGGCTGAACGCGCTCGGTGTCAGCCTCATGATCGTCGTGTTCGCCTCGACCGCGGGCCTCACCGGGCTGGAGGTGGGGATCGCCGGCGGCACCGCCGTCGCCGCGCAGAAGCTGCTGGAGGCCGTGTTCGGCGACGACGCCGTGCGGCGCCTCGCCGCGGAGGCCAAGGAGCGTCTCACCGCCCGCGTCGACGCCGTGCTCCACGGGCAGGCGGCGCGGTACACCGCCCAGCTCGACGCCCTCGGCACCGACGACGTGCGTGGCGAGCGCCTGCGGGACGCCGCGGCGACGGTCGCGGCCGCCGCCCGCGACGAGCGGGCCGCTCGCCCTCGTACCGACGACGGGCTCACCCGGCCGTGGAGCGGCGGCCTGCTGCGCGGCGCCGGGACGTTCCGGCCGCCGACCAGCCCCGGCGGCGTGCCACGCGTCCCCGGTTCGACCGCGGGCACGGGCGCCGCAGCCGGTACCTCGACCGGCACGACCGACGACGACCGCCCCCGACGGGCACCGTTCTGGCGGCGTCGGCGCCGCGGGGAGGACGCATGA
- the ettA gene encoding energy-dependent translational throttle protein EttA has product MAEFIYSMYKARKAHGDKVILDDVSLNFLPGAKIGVVGPNGAGKSTILKIMAGIDQPSNGEARLSPGYSVGILLQEPPLNEEKTVLGNVEEAVGPIKAKIDRFNEISALMAEPDADFDSLMAEMGELQEAIDAADAWDLDSQLEQAMDALRCPPPDADVSVLSGGERRRVALCKLLLEKPDLLLLDEPTNHLDAESVLWLEQHLATYPGAILAVTHDRYFLDHVAEWICEVDRGRLYPYEGNYSTYLEKKQERLEIQGKKDQKLAKRLKDELEWVRSNAKGRQTKSKARLARYEEMAAEAERTRKLDFEEIQIPAGPRLGNVVLEASKLQKGFDDRQLIDGLSFTLPRNGIVGVIGPNGVGKTTLFKTIVGLEPLDGGDLKVGETVKISYVDQSRGGIDPKKTLFEVVSDGLDFIKVGNVEIPSRAYVASFGFKGPDQQKPAGVLSGGERNRLNLALTLKQGGNLLLLDEPTNDLDVETLGSLENALLEFPGCAVVVSHDRWFLDRVATHILAYEGTEEDPANWYWFEGNFASYEENKVERLGADAARPHRVTYRRLTRD; this is encoded by the coding sequence GTGGCTGAGTTCATCTACTCCATGTACAAGGCGCGCAAGGCGCACGGCGACAAGGTCATCCTCGACGACGTCTCGCTGAACTTCCTGCCCGGCGCGAAGATCGGCGTCGTCGGCCCCAACGGCGCCGGCAAGTCGACGATCCTCAAGATCATGGCCGGCATCGACCAGCCCTCGAACGGCGAGGCGCGGCTGTCCCCGGGCTACTCGGTGGGCATCCTCCTGCAGGAGCCGCCCCTCAACGAGGAGAAGACGGTCCTCGGCAACGTCGAGGAGGCGGTCGGGCCGATCAAGGCGAAGATCGACCGCTTCAACGAGATCTCGGCCCTCATGGCCGAGCCCGACGCCGACTTCGACTCGCTGATGGCCGAGATGGGCGAGCTCCAGGAGGCCATCGACGCGGCCGACGCGTGGGACCTCGACTCCCAGCTCGAGCAGGCGATGGACGCGCTGCGCTGCCCGCCGCCGGACGCCGACGTGTCCGTGCTGTCCGGTGGTGAGCGCCGCCGCGTCGCGCTGTGCAAGCTGCTCCTGGAGAAGCCGGACCTGCTGCTGCTCGACGAGCCCACCAACCACCTCGACGCCGAGTCGGTGCTGTGGCTCGAGCAGCACCTCGCGACGTACCCGGGCGCCATCCTCGCCGTCACCCACGACCGCTACTTCCTCGACCACGTGGCCGAGTGGATCTGCGAGGTCGACCGCGGCCGCCTCTACCCGTACGAGGGCAACTACTCCACCTACCTGGAGAAGAAGCAGGAGCGCCTCGAGATCCAGGGCAAGAAGGACCAGAAGCTCGCCAAGCGCCTCAAGGACGAGCTCGAGTGGGTGCGCTCGAACGCCAAGGGCCGCCAGACCAAGTCGAAGGCGCGTCTGGCCCGCTACGAGGAGATGGCGGCCGAGGCGGAGCGGACCCGCAAGCTCGACTTCGAGGAGATCCAGATCCCCGCGGGCCCGCGCCTGGGCAACGTGGTCCTGGAGGCCTCGAAGCTGCAGAAGGGCTTCGACGACCGCCAGCTCATCGACGGCCTCAGCTTCACGCTGCCGCGCAACGGCATCGTCGGCGTCATCGGCCCCAACGGTGTCGGCAAGACCACCCTATTCAAGACGATCGTGGGCCTGGAGCCGCTCGACGGCGGCGACCTCAAGGTCGGCGAGACCGTCAAGATCTCCTACGTCGACCAGTCCCGCGGCGGCATCGACCCGAAGAAGACGCTGTTCGAGGTCGTCTCGGACGGCCTGGACTTCATCAAGGTCGGCAACGTCGAGATCCCGTCGCGCGCGTACGTCGCGTCGTTCGGCTTCAAGGGCCCGGACCAGCAGAAGCCCGCGGGCGTGCTGTCCGGCGGTGAGCGCAACCGCCTCAACCTGGCGCTCACCCTCAAGCAGGGCGGCAACCTGCTGCTCCTCGACGAGCCCACCAACGACCTCGACGTCGAGACCCTCGGCTCGCTGGAGAACGCCCTGCTGGAGTTCCCCGGCTGCGCCGTCGTGGTCTCCCACGACCGGTGGTTCCTCGACCGGGTCGCGACCCACATCCTCGCCTACGAGGGCACCGAGGAGGACCCCGCGAACTGGTACTGGTTCGAGGGCAACTTCGCGTCCTACGAGGAGAACAAGGTCGAGCGTCTCGGCGCCGACGCGGCGCGCCCGCACCGCGTCACCTACCGCCGCCTCACCCGCGACTGA